A stretch of the Teredinibacter haidensis genome encodes the following:
- a CDS encoding DUF2069 domain-containing protein yields MPEKQLKPIAHLATKVRYSLLAVAISYISLQILFLGWCFTRASGPNWVVLSAQSLPLLVLLPGLWQKYYRSYSWLCFVILMYFVKGIDGVFMSTANWSDALFVALTVTTFISAMLAARWLQRQQKG; encoded by the coding sequence ATGCCTGAAAAACAATTAAAGCCCATTGCTCATTTGGCAACGAAAGTCCGGTACAGTCTGCTCGCAGTAGCGATCAGTTATATTTCGCTGCAGATACTGTTTCTCGGTTGGTGTTTTACTCGCGCCAGCGGCCCAAACTGGGTAGTACTGTCTGCGCAATCCCTACCACTATTGGTACTGCTGCCTGGTCTTTGGCAAAAATATTACCGCAGCTACAGCTGGCTATGCTTTGTGATACTAATGTATTTTGTTAAAGGGATAGATGGTGTGTTTATGTCGACAGCAAACTGGAGCGATGCCTTGTTTGTTGCGTTAACAGTGACAACCTTTATTTCAGCGATGCTCGCCGCTCGCTGGTTACAAAGACAGCAAAAAGGTTAA
- the wrbA gene encoding NAD(P)H:quinone oxidoreductase: MSDSYILVLYYSRKGATREMAQLIGRGIEAAGLEARLRTVPPVSATCEATEPVIPELGDIYCGEQELKSCAGLILGSPTRFGNMAAPLKYFIDNTSSSWLNGDLIGKPAAVFTSTGSMHGGQESTLLSMMLPLLHHGMVITGIPYSENALHETQSGGTPYGASHISGTHHDRNISAEEQHLCTALGKRIAELAQKLSH, translated from the coding sequence ATGAGTGATTCTTATATTCTGGTGCTCTACTACAGCCGAAAAGGCGCCACCCGCGAAATGGCTCAGTTAATTGGCAGAGGTATTGAAGCCGCTGGACTGGAAGCGCGATTGCGCACAGTTCCACCGGTTTCTGCAACCTGCGAAGCGACCGAACCTGTCATTCCGGAGTTGGGCGATATTTATTGCGGTGAGCAAGAATTGAAAAGCTGCGCAGGCCTTATACTTGGCAGCCCCACTCGTTTTGGCAATATGGCTGCACCACTGAAGTATTTTATCGACAACACCTCCAGCAGCTGGCTCAACGGTGATCTGATAGGAAAGCCCGCAGCGGTCTTTACTTCCACCGGTTCCATGCACGGAGGCCAGGAATCTACCCTACTTTCCATGATGCTGCCCTTGCTACATCACGGAATGGTAATTACCGGTATCCCCTACAGTGAAAATGCACTGCACGAAACCCAAAGTGGTGGCACACCCTATGGTGCCAGCCATATCAGTGGCACCCATCACGACAGGAATATTAGCGCAGAAGAGCAACACCTGTGTACGGCGCTGGGAAAGCGCATTGCAGAACTAGCCCAAAAGCTTTCACACTAA
- the arsC gene encoding arsenate reductase (glutaredoxin) (This arsenate reductase requires both glutathione and glutaredoxin to convert arsenate to arsenite, after which the efflux transporter formed by ArsA and ArsB can extrude the arsenite from the cell, providing resistance.), producing the protein MTNSIRIYHNPRCSKSRQTLALIEDAGITPDIVLYLETPPSVAEIKNILNKLNISARDLLRKGEASFKENQLSNTSLSDEQIIEFMVQYPKLIERPIVVKGDRAVLGRPPENVNALLG; encoded by the coding sequence ATGACCAACTCTATACGTATTTACCACAATCCCCGCTGCTCAAAATCTCGCCAAACGTTGGCGTTGATTGAAGACGCGGGAATAACACCCGATATTGTACTCTACCTGGAAACGCCCCCATCCGTGGCAGAAATCAAAAACATACTTAACAAGCTGAACATAAGCGCTCGCGATCTTCTGCGTAAAGGCGAAGCGAGCTTCAAGGAAAACCAGCTATCCAATACTTCACTGAGCGACGAGCAAATTATTGAGTTTATGGTGCAATATCCCAAACTGATCGAGCGCCCTATTGTAGTTAAAGGTGATCGAGCGGTGTTGGGACGTCCACCGGAAAACGTCAATGCGCTGCTGGGTTAG